From the Phoenix dactylifera cultivar Barhee BC4 chromosome 10, palm_55x_up_171113_PBpolish2nd_filt_p, whole genome shotgun sequence genome, one window contains:
- the LOC120112244 gene encoding uncharacterized protein LOC120112244, with amino-acid sequence MVVDRAVLQAGEVSSSLDLYPLGTARDIWGTHCAVLAPRFVFASWVPPPPGYLNVSFDGSVALEGRSSGVGFIIRDHFGRLVVAGGRYTPGLTVVGAELQAAWEGVSYARRVLGARRVHLEGDSSIVIDWIQGADRYGDGHPLIRETRRMALEMDDFEAVHVFRKANSVADWVASYVARHSGDFCWTSTAGLPPPLYFLLSSDMARCTHVRVI; translated from the coding sequence atggtggtggacagagctGTACTTCAGGCTGGGGAGGTTTCTTCCAGCCTTGACTTGTATCCCCTCGGGAcggccagggacatctggggtactcaTTGTGCTGTTCTAGCGCCCAGGTTTGTATTTGCttcttgggtgcccccacccccCGGCTATCTCAATGTGAGTTTTGATGGTAGTGTAGCTTTAGAGGGCAGGTCCAGCGGGGTTGGATTTATCATCAGAGATCATTTTGGACGGCTGGTAGTGGCGGGTGGCCGATATACGCCTGGACTCACAGTAGTGGGAGCTGAGCTACAGGCAGCTTGGGAGGGTGTGtcctatgcgaggcgggtgCTTGGCGCTAGGCGGGTGCACCTCGAGGGGGATTCCTCTATAGTGATCGACTGGATTCAGGGTGCGGACAGATATGGTGATGGACATCCTCTCATTCGGGAGACCCGCAGGATGGCCCTGGAGATGGACGACTTCGAGGCAGTACATGTGTTCCGGAAGGCGAACAGTgtggcagactgggtcgcctcttacGTTGCTCGACATTCAGGAGACTTTTGTTGGACTTCCACGGCAGGGCTCCCGCCCCCACTGtattttttgctttcttctGATATGGCAAggtgtactcacgttagagttatatga
- the LOC103718832 gene encoding F-box/kelch-repeat protein At1g67480-like, protein MPELGVSKLFAESEMYLSTTMQNNFATHLKVSSRLTIQAPQDRYCPLLPGLPDDVAKYCLALVPRCYFPVMGAVCKRWMSFIQSKEFTTVRKEAGKLEEWLYILTGDAEGKGSHWEVLGCLGEKHQLLPPMPGPVKAGFGVVVLGGKLFVIAGYSVDAGTGRVSDDVYQYDSRLNRWSMLAKMNVARYDFGCAEVNGAIYAVGGYGSDGESLSSAEVYDPDKNKWTLIESLRRPRWGCFACGFEGKLYVMGGRSSFTIGNSRFVDVYNPEQHSWCEMKNGCVMVTSHAVLGKKLFCMEWKNQRKLAIFNPVDSSWQKVPVPLTGSSAIGFRFGILDGKLLLFSLEEEPGYQTLLYDPNAPVGSEWQTSSLKPSGLCLCSVTIKA, encoded by the exons ATGCCTGAACTTGGTGTCAGTAAATTGTTTGCTGAGTCAGAAATGTATCTCAGCACTACAAtgcaaaataattttgcaacccATTTGAAAGTTTCCTCTAGGCTTACCATACAAGCACCACAAGATAGGTATTGCCCTTTATTACCTGGATTACCTGACGATGTGGCAAAGTATTGCCTTGCACTTGTTCCCCGTTGTTACTTCCCTGTCATGGGTGCTGTCTGCAAGAGATGGATGTCATTTATCCAAAGCAAGGAGTTCACCACTGTAAGGAAAGAGGCTGGCAAGCTTGAGGAGTGGCTCTATATCTTAACTGGTGATGCAGAAGGAAAAGGGAGTCATTGGGAGGTCTTAGGCTGCCTTGGGGAAAAACACCAGCTGTTGCCACCAATGCCTGGTCCTGTAAAAGCTGGTTTTGGAGTTGTGGTTCTTGGTGGCAAGCTTTTTGTAATAGCTGGATATTCAGTTGATGCTGGAACAGGGCGTGTTTCAGATGATGTCTATCAATATGATTCTCGGCTTAACAG ATGGAGCATGCTAGCCAAGATGAATGTTGCCCGCTATGACTTTGGCTGTGCTGAGGTCAATGGTGCAATATATGCTGTAGGTGGCTATGGCTCTGATGGCGAGAGCTTATCAAGTGCTGAAGTTTATGACCCTGACAAAAACAAGTGGACCCTAATTGAAAGCCTTCGCCGCCCAAGGTGGGGCTGCTTCGCCTGCGGCTTTGAAGGCAAGCTCTATGTCATGGGTGGACGGTCAAGCTTCACAATAGGCAATTCGAGGTTTGTCGATGTGTACAACCCTGAACAACACTCTTGGTGTGAGATGAAGAATGGGTGCGTGATGGTCACCTCACATGCTGTGCTTGGCAAGAAACTATTCTGTATGGAGTGGAAAAACCAGCGGAAGCTGGCGATATTTAATCCGGTCGACAGCTCATGGCAGAAGGTCCCAGTGCCACTTACTGGTAGTTCGGCCATAGGGTTTCGCTTCGGGATACTTGATGGCAAACTGTTGCTTTTTTCGCTGGAGGAAGAGCCTGGGTACCAGACACTGCTgtatgatccaaatgctccagtGGGATCAGAATGGCAAACATCTTCACTCAAGCCTTCTGGTTTGTGTTTGTGCAGCGTGACAATCAAGGCTTGA